The following coding sequences lie in one Fusarium poae strain DAOMC 252244 chromosome 1, whole genome shotgun sequence genomic window:
- a CDS encoding hypothetical protein (SECRETED:SignalP(1-19)~TransMembrane:2 (n4-14c19/20o221-249i319-335o)~BUSCO:47490at5125), with the protein MRSVTQPLLLLAVAALCSAGPVPRDNLHDAGYSYLMRRDCDSYCGSDNQYCCGSGETCETSDGVAKCVAAKGGWVGDYTTTWTETRTYTSTLMTRWEPAPEPTKGVDCVPKNDEQEQCGEICCAGWQTCAYKGQCSAKPGYDAPTAVVITSDGKLTTQYSAPYRVTGTTTIVNSGAPTESESGTATETDAEATATETSDEAAAGESGTGGGGLSAGAIAGIVIGVIAGVALLLLLCFCCIARGLWVALFGKKDKDKESRERVDVYEERYSRHGSRPPASASAHSRRPRHKGWFGFGGKKGGSPSSAGDRREKKSDGKKWLGIAGLAATLLALLNLKKDKRPASTKPARSSRGSSRSRYSDSYYSYSDYTSPTGSSSSGGRTNRTRRTARDSRAGSRARSYYSRDSRR; encoded by the exons ATGCGTTCAGTGACGCAGCCTCTGCTGCTTCTCGCTGTCGCAGCTCTTTGCTCTGCTGGCCCGGTACCTAGAGATAATCTCCATGATGCTGGCTACTCATACCTCATGCGCCGAGACTGCGACTCATACTGCGGTTCCGACAATCAATACTGCTGCGGCTCTGGCGAGACCTGCGAGACCTCCGACGGAGTCGCAAAATGTGTCGCTGCAAAGGGAGGCTGGGTTGGCGACTATACTACCACCTGGACAGAGACCAGGACTTACACCAGCACACTCATGACCCGTTGGGAACCTGCGCCAGAGCCAACCAAGGGTGTTGATTGTGTGCCCAAGAATGACGAGCAGGAGCAATGCGGTGAGATCTGCTGCGCTGGCTGGCAGACTTGCGCCTACAAGGGTCAGTGCTCGGCAAAGCCTGGTTACGATGCGCCCACCGCCGTTGTCATCACCAGCGATGGAAAGCTCACCACCCAATACTCGGCCCCCTACCGAGTCACTGGTACCACCACCATCGTTAACAGCGGGGCACCCACTGAGAGCGAGTCTGGTACTGCGACCGAGACCGACGCCGAAGCCACAGCAACTGAAACAAGTGATGAGGCTGCCGCTGGCGAGAGCGGTACTGGCGGAGGAGGTTTGAGTGCCGGTGCTATTGCTGGTATCGTCATTGGTGTTATCGCCGGTGTAGCACTGCTCCTGCTTCTTTGCTTCTGTTGCATTGCCCGCGGGCTCTGGGTCGCTCTCTTTggcaagaaggacaaggacaaggaaagCCGCGAGCGAGTCGACGTCTACGAGGAGCGATACTCTCGACACGGAAGCCGACCccctgcttctgcttctgcccACTCCCGCCGACCCCGACACAAGGGTTGGTTTGGTTTCGGCGGTAAAAAGGGCGGTTCCCCTTCTTCTGCCGGTGATCGCCGTGAGAAGAAGTCCGATGGCAAGAAGTGGCTCGGTATCGCTGGTCTCGCGGCCACGCTCCTGGCTCTCCTCAACCTTAAGAAGGACAAGAGACCTGCGAGCACCAAGCCAGCGCGATCATCCCGCGGATCCTCACGATCGCGATACAGCGACTCTTACTACTCATACAGTGACTACACCAGTCCCA CAGGCAGCTCAAGTTCCGGTGGACGAACAAACCGCACTCGTCGCACGGCGAGAGACAGTCGAGCAGGCAGTCGAGCAAGGTCGTACTACTCTCGTGACAGCAGGCGATGA